The nucleotide sequence CCTCGGCGGCGCTGCGCTCGAAGAAGAAAAAATCGCCGGCCGCGTCGTTCGAGATATCGGGAAATTCGCCGCGATTCAGGCGATGAGCATTTGCGACAATCAAGCTCTGGCGCGCCTGTCGGTAAACCTCGCGCAGTTGCACCACCGGGACCAGTTCTGACGCGATCACGTCCTTCAGCACGCTGCCCGGTCCGACCGACGGGAGCTGGTCGCGATCGCCCACCAGCAGCAGCGAGCAGTTCGGCATCAGCGCCGTCACCAGGCTCGAGGCGAGCTCGAGATCCATCATCGAGGCTTCGTCGATGATCAGAAAATTCGTGCGCAGCGGAAATTCCTTGCCCCGCACGAAGCCGCCGCTCTCCGGCGCGTATTCGAGCAAGCGATGGATCGTCTTCGCATCGTGCCCCGACGCTTCCTTGAGCCGCTTCGCCGCGCGGCCGGTCGGCGCCGCGAGCGCCGGCTTGATGTTCATCGACGCCAGCGCGACCAGCAGCGAGCGGAGCAGCGTGGTCTTGCCGGTGCCGGGGCCGCCGGTGATTACGGTGACGCGGCTCGCCAGCGCGCATCGAAGCGCGCTCTTCTGCTCGGATGAAAGTTCGAGTTCCGAGGACTTGATTGCCGCGCCGAGCGCGCGTTCGATCGCCTCCTTGCCGAGTGCGCGGCCGGCGTTCAACTCCGCGATCCGGTGCGCGACGTTGACCTCGGCCTCGTGCAGGCGCGCGAGATAAACTGCCAGGTGATTTCCCGCGCCGTGTTCTGCTCCATCGCCAACCGCGTCGCGCGCCTCCTCGACAACGATCTCGCCACTGGTCGCGAGTTCGGCGACGGCCTCGCGCGCGAGATCCGGTTCCATCTCGAGCGCGCTGCGAAACTGGCCCTCGAGATACTCGAACGGCGAGTAAACGTGCCCTTCGTCGGACATCCGCTCGAGGATGTAGAGCACCGCGGCGCGCGCGCGCTGAATCGAGTTGCGCGGTACGCCGAGTTTCTCGGCGACCGCGTCGGCAGTGCGGAATCCGATCCCGTGGATCGTGCGCGCGAGCACATATGGATCCTCGCGCACGACCTCGAGCGCATTCTTGCCGTAAAATTTGAGTATTCGCCGCGCATGCGATGCCGCGACACCATGGCCGCGCAGGAATACGGTGAGTTCGCGCAGTCCCGACGAATCACGCCATGCCGCCGCAATCCGCCTCGCCACGACCCCGCCGATCCCGGGAACCTCGCGCATCCGCTCGGGCGCATTGTCGAGCACCGCGCCGAGCGTGTCGCCGAAGTACTCCGCGATCCGGCGCGCGGTGGCGCGGCCGACGCCATGAATTTCCGACGCGAGATAGCGCTCGATCGCGACGGCGCCGGCCGGCCGC is from Candidatus Binatus sp. and encodes:
- a CDS encoding ATP-dependent RecD-like DNA helicase, with product MAAPQNQETVEGILDQVLYVNDNSGYSVAVIVTPVEHGDDRRTVVVGNLAGLEVGSTIRAQGKFEKHPRFGDQFKVIDFETLRPAGAVAIERYLASEIHGVGRATARRIAEYFGDTLGAVLDNAPERMREVPGIGGVVARRIAAAWRDSSGLRELTVFLRGHGVAASHARRILKFYGKNALEVVREDPYVLARTIHGIGFRTADAVAEKLGVPRNSIQRARAAVLYILERMSDEGHVYSPFEYLEGQFRSALEMEPDLAREAVAELATSGEIVVEEARDAVGDGAEHGAGNHLAVYLARLHEAEVNVAHRIAELNAGRALGKEAIERALGAAIKSSELELSSEQKSALRCALASRVTVITGGPGTGKTTLLRSLLVALASMNIKPALAAPTGRAAKRLKEASGHDAKTIHRLLEYAPESGGFVRGKEFPLRTNFLIIDEASMMDLELASSLVTALMPNCSLLLVGDRDQLPSVGPGSVLKDVIASELVPVVQLREVYRQARQSLIVANAHRLNRGEFPDISNDAAGDFFFFERSAAEDVLATIKQLVQQRLVGRFGLSDPREIQVITPMNRGPLGTQALNRELQALLNPAGRELRAGDRTFREGDRVIQLRNNYDKAIFNGSIGRIVNINSEKARVSVMFEEAHADYELSELDELGLAYAISVHKSQGSQYPAVVMPIHSSHYLMLRRNLLYTAITRAERVCVLVGSRSALQQAVRNQDERLRFSRLASRLHVD